A DNA window from Solanum lycopersicum chromosome 3, SLM_r2.1 contains the following coding sequences:
- the LOC138347565 gene encoding uncharacterized protein: MFAYMNIIFYIYIEVFIYVDVNVDIHIDVLIDVDIDVHVAIDIHADVDVTVDLTLIDVHIDVYIDVHTEVHVNVHVDIHIDIHVHIDIRGYIDVYIYVDIYVHIHIYIYADAAVDINVQFYVHVHVYIKVDINVDIDVHNYGHIDVHIDVHVDVDFHIDVDVNIHVDVHVDVHIDIHVDIYIDVHVDILINLHVHVHIHIHIHINVDIDIDVDVHIDVDFDVDINVDIDVDVDVNVDIDDDVLLYIVFHIDAHINVHNDIDIDIHVDFDIEVHVYVYTHVDIDIDVPSNAYIDVHDDV; encoded by the exons ATGTTTGCTTACATGAATATTATCttttacatttatattgaaGTTTTCATATATGTTGACGTTAATGTTGATATTCACATTGACGTTCTCATagatgttgacattgacgttcacgttgCTATTGACATTCATGCTGACGTTGATGTTACTGTTGATTTAACATTGAT tgatgttcacattgatgtGTACATTGACGTTCACACTGAGGTTCACGTcaatgttcatgttgatattcaCATCGACATtcacgttcacattgacatccgtggttatattgatgtttatatttatgttgatatttacGTTCACATTCACATTTATATTTATGCTGATGCTGCTGTCGACATTAATGTTCAATTTTATGTTCACGTTCATGTTTATATTAAAGTTGACATTAacgttgacattgatgttcacaATTACGgtcacattgacgttcacattgatgttcacgttgatgttgattttcatattgatgttgatgttaacattcatgttgatgttcatgttgatgttcacattgacattcatgttgatatttaCATAGATGTTCACGTTGACATCCTCATTAATCTTCACGTTCACGTTcacattcacattcacattcatattaatgttgacattgacattgatgttgatgttcac ATTGATGTCGATTTTGACGTTGACATTaatgttgatattgatgttgacGTGGACGTAAATGTTGACATTGACGATGACGTGCTCCTTTACATTGTCTTTCACATTGATGCTCACATTAATGTTCATAATgatattgacattgacattcatgttgacTTTGACATTGAAGTTCACGTTTATGTTTACACTCAC GTAGACATAGATATTGATGTTCCCTCTAATGCTTACATTGACGTTCATGATGATGTTTAA